Proteins from a genomic interval of Mycolicibacterium grossiae:
- a CDS encoding acyl-CoA dehydrogenase family protein has product MSFDLTPTVAQHDLARRTHAFAETVVRPVAADYDKRQEFPWPVLEEAAEQGFYSPLFYRDLIGDPSGLSLPMFMEELFWGCAGIGLAIVMPALALSAIGQAATPEQMLQWAPECFGSPGDLKLAALAISEPEGGSDVRNLRTRARRAGPGPDADWIIDGHKMWIGNGGIANVHVVNAVVDEELGHRGQALFVVPGGTPGLQLVRKLDKLGCRASHTAELKFDGVRVPAGNLLGGPDKLEHKLAKAREAVAGAKHSGSATLGTFEQTRPMVAAQALGIARAALEYVTEYANRREAFGAPIIDNQGIAFPLADLATRIDAARLLTWRASWMAASGVPFERGEGSMSKLAASEVAVAATERAIQTMGGWGYVSDHPVEKWYRDAKLYTIFKGTSEIQRVVISNALGAGDGRPPLHVDLEPSGGPLNAWFGRGTPARTRVANAALDAKDRVPSPVMNLAMKVLKPPTAKK; this is encoded by the coding sequence GTGAGCTTCGACCTCACCCCCACCGTCGCGCAGCACGATCTCGCGCGGCGCACGCACGCGTTCGCCGAGACCGTCGTCCGGCCGGTGGCCGCCGACTACGACAAGCGCCAGGAGTTCCCCTGGCCCGTCCTGGAGGAGGCCGCCGAGCAGGGCTTCTACAGCCCGCTGTTCTACCGCGACCTCATCGGCGACCCGTCCGGGCTGTCGCTGCCGATGTTCATGGAGGAGCTGTTCTGGGGCTGCGCGGGCATCGGCCTCGCGATCGTCATGCCCGCCCTCGCGCTGTCCGCGATCGGCCAGGCCGCGACGCCGGAACAGATGCTGCAGTGGGCGCCGGAGTGCTTCGGCAGCCCCGGCGATCTGAAGCTCGCCGCGCTCGCCATCTCCGAACCCGAGGGCGGTAGTGACGTCCGCAACCTGCGCACCCGTGCACGCCGCGCCGGGCCGGGACCGGACGCCGACTGGATCATCGACGGGCACAAGATGTGGATCGGCAACGGTGGCATCGCCAACGTGCACGTGGTCAACGCCGTCGTCGACGAGGAACTGGGGCACCGCGGCCAGGCGCTGTTCGTCGTGCCGGGCGGCACCCCGGGCCTGCAGCTGGTGCGCAAGCTCGACAAGCTGGGCTGCCGCGCGTCGCACACCGCGGAGCTGAAGTTCGACGGCGTCCGGGTGCCCGCGGGCAATCTGCTGGGCGGGCCGGACAAGCTCGAGCACAAGCTCGCGAAGGCGCGCGAGGCCGTCGCCGGCGCCAAGCACTCCGGCTCCGCGACGCTCGGCACCTTCGAGCAGACCCGGCCGATGGTCGCGGCGCAGGCCCTCGGCATCGCTCGCGCCGCCCTGGAGTACGTCACCGAGTACGCCAACCGCCGGGAGGCATTCGGCGCCCCGATCATCGACAACCAGGGCATCGCCTTCCCGCTGGCCGACCTGGCCACGCGCATCGACGCCGCGCGGCTGCTGACGTGGCGCGCGTCCTGGATGGCCGCCAGCGGCGTGCCGTTCGAGCGCGGCGAGGGATCGATGTCCAAGCTCGCCGCCAGCGAGGTGGCGGTCGCGGCCACCGAGCGCGCCATCCAGACCATGGGCGGCTGGGGCTACGTCTCCGACCATCCGGTGGAGAAGTGGTACCGCGACGCCAAGCTGTACACGATCTTCAAGGGCACCAGCGAGATCCAGCGCGTCGTCATCTCCAACGCGCTCGGCGCCGGCGACGGCCGCCCGCCGCTGCACGTCGACCTCGAACCGTCCGGCGGGCCGCTCAACGCGTGGTTCGGCCGCGGGACCCCGGCGCGCACCCGGGTGGCCAACGCCGCGCTGGACGCCAAGGACCGCGTGCCGAGCCCCGTGATGAACCTGGCCATGAAGGTGCTCAAGCCGCCGACGGCGAAGAAGTGA
- a CDS encoding isochorismatase family protein, translating into MRALIVVDVQNDFCEGGSLAVDGGTEVAQAISALLAQHDYDHVVATKDYHIDPGDHFSAEPDYRDSWPPHCVVGTDGVDFHPGFDPTAVEAVFHKGHYSAAYSGFEGRHADDETPLPDWLRRHDVDAVDVVGIATDYCVRATALDAAAAGLRTRVLLNLTAGVSPTSTAAAVDALRAAGVEIAD; encoded by the coding sequence ATGCGGGCCCTGATCGTCGTCGACGTCCAGAACGACTTCTGCGAGGGCGGCTCCCTGGCCGTCGACGGCGGAACCGAGGTGGCCCAGGCCATCTCGGCCCTGCTCGCCCAGCACGACTACGACCACGTCGTCGCCACGAAGGACTACCACATCGATCCCGGCGATCACTTCTCCGCCGAGCCCGACTACCGGGACTCCTGGCCGCCGCACTGCGTCGTCGGCACCGACGGCGTCGACTTCCATCCCGGCTTCGATCCCACCGCCGTGGAAGCCGTGTTCCACAAGGGGCACTACTCGGCGGCCTACAGCGGCTTCGAGGGCCGGCACGCCGACGACGAGACGCCGCTGCCGGACTGGCTGCGCCGGCATGACGTGGACGCTGTCGACGTCGTCGGCATCGCCACCGACTACTGCGTGCGCGCCACCGCCCTCGACGCGGCCGCGGCCGGGTTGCGCACCCGGGTGCTGCTCAACCTCACCGCCGGGGTGTCCCCGACGTCCACCGCCGCGGCCGTGGACGCGCTGCGCGCCGCAGGCGTCGAGATCGCCGACTGA
- the glgX gene encoding glycogen debranching protein GlgX codes for MVALVGPPLSHEGERPTVTQAVQDTTFEIWRGKAYPLGATYDGSGTNFAVFSEVAEKVELCLFDADGAQTACFTLPEIDGFVWHGFIPNIEPGQRYGYRVHGPYDPANGHRCNPNKLLLDPYSKAIDGTFDWNQSLFGYDFGEEDSRNDDDSADSMPKSVVINPFFDWGIDRPPNHEYADSVIYEAHVKGLTETHPDIPEQIRGTYAAVAHPAIIEHLQALGVTAIELMPVHHFANDSTLVDKGLSNYWGYNTIGFFAPDSKYSSSPNPGGQVQEFKAMVRTLHEAGIEVILDVVYNHTAEGNHMGPTLSMRGIDNTAYYQLVADDKKYYMDYTGTGNSLNVSHPHSLQLIMDSLRYWVTEMHVDGFRFDLASTLAREFYDVDRLATFFELVQQDPTVSQVKLIAEPWDVGPGGYQVGNFPPQWTEWNGKYRDTVRDFWRGEPATLDEFAYRLTGSADLYEHTARRPVASINFVIAHDGFTLRDLVSYNEKHNEANGEDNNDGESHNRSWNCGVEGPTDDPEVLALRAKQERNFLTTLLLSQGVPMICHGDELGRTQGGNNNGYCQDNEITWVDWSSADEGLLEYTRAVSALRAAHPVFRRRRFFNGKPVGRRGQEGLPDIAWFTPEGTEMTGEDWGSGFAKSVAVFLNGMGIPDRDARGQRVVDDSFVLFFNAHYEPIDFTLPPKEFGTEWVTVLRTDGGEEQTVAAGEPLTIDARTTVVLQAVPAEA; via the coding sequence ATGGTCGCCTTGGTCGGACCACCGTTGTCTCATGAAGGGGAAAGGCCCACCGTGACCCAAGCCGTGCAGGACACGACATTCGAGATCTGGCGTGGAAAGGCCTACCCGCTGGGTGCCACCTACGACGGCTCCGGCACCAACTTCGCGGTGTTCAGCGAGGTGGCCGAGAAGGTCGAGCTGTGCCTGTTCGACGCCGACGGTGCGCAGACGGCGTGCTTCACGCTGCCCGAGATCGACGGCTTCGTGTGGCACGGCTTCATCCCGAACATCGAGCCCGGCCAGCGCTACGGGTACCGCGTGCACGGGCCCTACGACCCGGCCAACGGGCACCGCTGCAACCCCAACAAGTTGCTGCTCGATCCCTACTCGAAGGCCATCGACGGCACGTTCGACTGGAACCAGTCGCTGTTCGGCTACGACTTCGGCGAGGAGGACAGCCGCAACGACGACGACTCGGCCGACAGCATGCCGAAGTCGGTCGTCATCAACCCCTTCTTCGACTGGGGCATCGACCGCCCGCCGAACCACGAGTACGCCGACTCGGTGATCTACGAGGCCCACGTCAAGGGCCTCACCGAGACGCACCCCGACATCCCCGAGCAGATCCGCGGCACCTACGCCGCGGTGGCGCACCCGGCGATCATCGAGCACCTGCAGGCGCTCGGCGTGACCGCCATCGAGCTGATGCCGGTGCACCACTTCGCCAACGACTCGACCCTGGTGGACAAGGGACTGTCCAACTACTGGGGCTACAACACCATCGGGTTCTTCGCCCCGGACAGCAAGTACAGCAGCAGCCCGAATCCGGGCGGCCAGGTGCAGGAGTTCAAGGCCATGGTCCGCACGCTGCACGAGGCGGGCATCGAGGTGATCCTCGACGTGGTCTACAACCACACCGCCGAGGGCAACCACATGGGCCCGACGCTGTCGATGCGCGGCATCGACAACACCGCCTACTACCAGCTGGTGGCGGACGACAAGAAGTACTACATGGACTACACCGGCACCGGCAACAGTCTGAACGTCAGCCACCCGCACTCGCTGCAGCTCATCATGGATTCGCTGCGGTACTGGGTCACCGAGATGCACGTCGACGGGTTCCGCTTCGACCTCGCCTCGACGCTCGCCCGTGAGTTCTACGACGTCGACCGCCTGGCGACGTTCTTCGAACTGGTGCAACAGGATCCGACGGTCAGCCAGGTGAAGCTGATCGCCGAGCCGTGGGACGTCGGCCCCGGCGGCTACCAGGTGGGCAACTTCCCGCCGCAGTGGACGGAGTGGAACGGCAAGTACCGCGACACCGTGCGCGACTTCTGGCGCGGCGAGCCCGCCACGCTCGACGAGTTCGCCTACCGCCTCACCGGGTCGGCCGACCTGTACGAGCACACCGCCCGGCGCCCGGTCGCGTCGATCAACTTCGTCATCGCCCACGACGGCTTCACGCTGCGGGACCTGGTGTCCTACAACGAGAAGCACAACGAGGCCAACGGCGAGGACAACAACGACGGCGAGAGCCACAACCGCTCCTGGAACTGCGGCGTCGAGGGCCCGACCGACGACCCCGAGGTGCTCGCGCTGCGCGCCAAGCAGGAGCGCAACTTCCTCACCACGCTGCTGCTCAGCCAGGGCGTGCCGATGATCTGCCACGGTGACGAACTCGGACGCACCCAGGGCGGCAACAACAACGGCTACTGCCAGGACAACGAGATCACCTGGGTCGACTGGTCTTCGGCCGACGAGGGCCTGCTCGAGTACACCCGCGCGGTGTCGGCGTTGCGGGCCGCGCACCCGGTGTTCCGCCGGCGCCGGTTCTTCAACGGCAAGCCCGTCGGCCGACGGGGCCAGGAGGGACTGCCAGACATCGCCTGGTTCACCCCCGAGGGCACCGAGATGACCGGTGAGGACTGGGGTTCGGGCTTCGCCAAGTCGGTCGCGGTCTTCCTCAACGGCATGGGCATCCCGGACCGCGACGCCCGCGGCCAGCGCGTCGTCGACGACTCGTTCGTGCTGTTCTTCAACGCGCACTACGAGCCGATCGACTTCACGTTGCCGCCCAAGGAGTTCGGCACCGAGTGGGTGACCGTGCTGCGCACCGACGGCGGCGAGGAGCAGACCGTCGCGGCGGGCGAACCCCTCACCATCGACGCGCGCACGACGGTGGTGCTGCAGGCCGTGCCGGCCGAGGCCTGA
- a CDS encoding flavodoxin family protein: MTEPNLTALALVLSLKPSPAPSSSALMASHVMARLADEGVTGETVRVVDHDVRPGVERDMGEGDQWPAILEKVHAADILVFATPTWVGHMTSVAQRVLERLDAEISETDDDDRPVLTDKVAVVAVVGNEDGAHHIVADAFQGLNDVGYSIPAMGCTYWNGEAMSGVDFSDLDEVPDPVASATATAAQNAAHLARALKAAKYPPPK, encoded by the coding sequence ATGACCGAACCGAACCTGACCGCACTCGCGCTGGTCCTCAGCCTCAAGCCCTCCCCCGCGCCGTCGAGCAGCGCGTTGATGGCGAGTCACGTCATGGCTCGGCTCGCCGACGAGGGCGTCACCGGTGAGACCGTGCGGGTGGTCGATCACGACGTCAGACCCGGCGTGGAACGCGACATGGGCGAGGGCGACCAGTGGCCGGCCATCCTCGAGAAGGTGCATGCCGCCGACATCCTGGTGTTCGCGACGCCCACCTGGGTCGGACACATGACGAGCGTCGCGCAGCGGGTGCTGGAACGTCTCGACGCCGAGATCTCCGAGACCGACGACGACGACCGGCCGGTGCTCACCGACAAGGTGGCCGTCGTCGCGGTGGTCGGCAACGAGGACGGCGCCCACCACATCGTCGCCGACGCCTTCCAGGGCCTCAACGACGTCGGCTACAGCATTCCCGCGATGGGCTGCACGTACTGGAACGGCGAAGCCATGAGCGGCGTCGACTTCAGCGACCTCGACGAGGTGCCCGACCCGGTCGCGTCGGCCACCGCCACCGCCGCGCAGAACGCCGCACACCTCGCCAGGGCGCTCAAGGCCGCGAAGTACCCGCCGCCGAAGTGA
- a CDS encoding MarR family winged helix-turn-helix transcriptional regulator, producing MFGVTADLTADLFGAVGRFRRQVRRSAGPAIGTGLPESQAELLRLVGRRPGISVREAATELGLAPNTASTLVSRLCADDMLIRTVDPDDRRIGRLQLTDAAQRIADASRAARRATLAAALARLDGDQIAALRDGVAVLDTLTHVLREENP from the coding sequence GTGTTCGGCGTGACCGCCGACCTCACCGCCGACCTGTTCGGCGCCGTCGGTCGTTTCCGTCGCCAGGTGCGCCGCTCCGCGGGCCCGGCCATCGGCACCGGACTCCCCGAGTCGCAGGCCGAACTGCTGCGCCTCGTCGGCCGGCGGCCCGGCATCTCCGTCCGCGAGGCCGCCACCGAACTCGGTCTCGCCCCCAACACCGCCTCCACCCTGGTGTCGCGGCTGTGTGCCGACGACATGTTGATCCGCACCGTCGACCCCGACGACCGCCGCATCGGCCGATTGCAGCTCACCGACGCCGCCCAGCGCATCGCCGACGCGTCCCGCGCCGCTCGGCGCGCGACGCTCGCCGCCGCTCTCGCCCGCCTCGACGGCGATCAGATCGCCGCGCTGCGAGACGGTGTGGCCGTCCTCGACACACTCACACACGTCCTGCGCGAGGAGAACCCATGA
- a CDS encoding ATP-binding cassette domain-containing protein produces MSPPPNAEPNARPAAVPDARPAAVDCRHLTHRYGDHTAVDDLTLSVHAGETLGLLGPNGAGKTTVVRVLTTLTPAQSGDVTIFGLDSRRDTLDIRQNIGYVPQQLSIESALTGRQNVDLFARLYDVPRRHRRARVDEALAAMTLLDVADDLAGTYSGGMVRRLELAQALVNRPSLLILDEPTVGLDPIARDGVWSQVARMQDEYGMTVLLTTHYMEEADALCDRVALMHHGVLQTVGTPADLKAEVRATRAGPDGDSDGDLADAPEVSLEDVFKHFAGSELSGDQQRRGLREIRSARRAAGRAN; encoded by the coding sequence ATGAGCCCACCACCCAACGCTGAGCCCAATGCGCGGCCCGCCGCGGTGCCCGATGCGCGGCCCGCCGCGGTCGACTGCCGGCACCTCACCCACCGCTACGGCGACCACACCGCCGTCGACGACCTGACCCTGAGCGTGCACGCCGGTGAGACGCTCGGGCTGCTCGGCCCCAACGGCGCGGGCAAGACCACGGTGGTCCGGGTGCTGACGACGCTCACCCCGGCGCAGTCCGGTGACGTGACGATCTTCGGCCTCGACTCCCGACGCGACACCCTCGACATCCGCCAGAACATCGGCTATGTGCCGCAGCAACTCTCGATCGAGTCCGCGCTCACCGGCCGGCAGAACGTCGACCTGTTCGCCCGCCTGTACGACGTGCCGCGCCGGCACCGCCGCGCCCGGGTCGACGAGGCGCTCGCGGCGATGACGCTGCTCGACGTCGCCGACGATCTGGCCGGCACCTACTCCGGCGGCATGGTGCGCCGCCTGGAACTGGCTCAGGCACTGGTCAACCGGCCGTCACTGCTGATCCTCGACGAACCCACCGTCGGGCTCGACCCCATCGCGCGCGACGGCGTCTGGTCCCAGGTGGCGCGCATGCAGGACGAATACGGCATGACCGTGCTACTCACCACCCACTACATGGAGGAGGCCGACGCGCTGTGCGACCGCGTCGCCCTCATGCACCACGGCGTCCTGCAGACGGTCGGCACCCCGGCCGACCTCAAGGCCGAGGTCCGGGCGACCCGCGCTGGACCCGACGGCGACTCGGACGGTGATCTCGCGGACGCCCCGGAGGTGTCGCTCGAGGACGTCTTCAAGCACTTCGCCGGCTCGGAGCTGTCCGGTGACCAGCAACGCCGCGGGCTGCGCGAGATCCGTTCGGCGAGAAGGGCGGCGGGCCGTGCCAACTGA
- a CDS encoding ABC transporter permease, whose amino-acid sequence MLRRMGAFALVELQKLSHDRSELLTRMVQPALWLLIFGQTFSRLHVIDTGDVEYLAFLAPGIIAQSALFISIFYGIQIVWDRDAGILAKLMVTPAPASALITGKAFAAGVRSVAQVVGVLIIAYLMGIHLTGNPLRIAAAMAIVILGSAFFACLSMTLAGLVRNRDRLMGIGQAITMPLFFASNALYPVDVMPAWLRWLSSVNPLSYEVNALRALLLGTPGNTVLDVGVLLGAAVLGVLAASALLRRLVR is encoded by the coding sequence ATGCTGCGCCGGATGGGCGCCTTCGCGCTCGTCGAACTGCAGAAGCTCAGCCACGACCGCAGCGAACTGCTCACCCGCATGGTGCAACCCGCGCTGTGGCTGCTGATCTTCGGGCAGACCTTCTCCCGGCTGCACGTCATCGACACCGGCGACGTCGAATACCTCGCGTTCCTCGCGCCCGGCATCATCGCGCAGTCGGCGCTGTTCATCTCGATCTTCTACGGCATCCAGATCGTGTGGGACCGCGATGCGGGGATCCTCGCGAAGCTGATGGTGACCCCGGCGCCCGCGTCGGCGCTCATCACCGGCAAGGCGTTCGCCGCCGGTGTACGCTCGGTGGCCCAGGTGGTCGGCGTGCTGATCATCGCCTACCTCATGGGCATTCACCTCACCGGCAACCCGCTGCGCATCGCCGCCGCCATGGCCATCGTCATCCTCGGCTCGGCGTTCTTCGCGTGCCTGTCCATGACGCTGGCCGGGCTGGTCCGCAACCGCGACCGCCTGATGGGCATCGGCCAGGCCATCACCATGCCGCTGTTCTTCGCCTCCAACGCGCTCTACCCGGTGGACGTCATGCCGGCGTGGCTGCGCTGGCTCTCGTCGGTCAACCCGCTGAGCTACGAGGTGAATGCCCTGCGCGCACTGCTTCTCGGCACACCGGGCAACACGGTGCTCGACGTCGGCGTCCTGCTCGGCGCGGCCGTCCTCGGCGTTCTCGCCGCATCGGCGCTGCTGCGCCGCCTGGTCCGCTAG
- a CDS encoding ArnT family glycosyltransferase: protein MTTAPPASLTSALGPFRHVRRLPGQRLALAALLLGTAVLYLWRITINGMGNAFYAAAAQAGATDWKALLFGSLDPHDFITVDKPPLSQWVMGLSGQLFGFSSASMLVPEALMAVLAVALLYGGVARVAGPRAGLVAGAALAVTPVAALMFRFNNPDAVMVLLMTAAAYCTVRAVTGDRGARWVALAGVALGGAFLAKMLEGLMLAPALAAAYLLAAAAPLRTRVVHVLLAVAAMLVSAGWFVLLTMWWPASSRPYLAGSTDNSFMNLVLGYNGLARILGRNHGAPPSGALADLPGVTDFGSQKQGWSRLFTGEFGYEIGWLVPAALLAVVVVLIARHGRPRTDAVRAATVLFGGWLLLDGVVLSYMHGMVHPYYSLSIAPAVAAMFAIGLQQCWARRDARFFRAVFLVLLLGTGAWSCALLGRNPHWLPALRWSILALSVAAAVALLLPWVAQRRGVAIGVAAVAVAGALAGSGAYAVATVDTAHSGGGPLVGPAKPGRSSGVWGRSADNPELDRMLAATHTEWSAAIDRSSNAAALELSSHTAVMAIGGFSGIDPTPTLSQFQQDVAAGKVAYYVTTSSGSRRGWNARSHADIARWVAFTYVPQRIGGDTVYDLTQPPRTG, encoded by the coding sequence GTGACGACCGCACCGCCGGCCTCGCTGACGAGCGCCCTCGGACCCTTCCGCCACGTCCGCCGCCTGCCCGGGCAGCGGCTCGCCCTGGCCGCCCTGCTGCTGGGCACCGCGGTGCTCTACCTGTGGCGGATCACGATCAACGGGATGGGCAACGCGTTCTACGCGGCGGCGGCGCAGGCCGGCGCCACCGACTGGAAGGCGCTGCTGTTCGGCTCGCTGGACCCGCACGACTTCATCACCGTGGACAAGCCGCCGCTCTCGCAGTGGGTGATGGGGCTCTCGGGCCAGCTGTTCGGCTTCAGCAGCGCCAGCATGCTGGTGCCCGAGGCGCTCATGGCGGTCCTTGCGGTGGCGCTGCTCTACGGCGGCGTCGCCCGGGTCGCCGGGCCGCGCGCCGGTCTGGTGGCGGGCGCCGCGCTGGCGGTGACGCCGGTCGCGGCGTTGATGTTCCGGTTCAACAACCCCGACGCGGTGATGGTGCTGCTGATGACCGCGGCGGCGTACTGCACGGTGCGGGCCGTCACCGGTGACCGCGGTGCGCGCTGGGTGGCGCTCGCGGGCGTCGCGCTGGGCGGGGCATTCCTCGCCAAGATGCTCGAGGGCCTGATGCTCGCCCCCGCTCTCGCGGCGGCCTACCTCCTCGCCGCGGCCGCCCCGCTGCGCACCCGCGTGGTGCACGTGCTGCTCGCCGTTGCGGCGATGCTCGTCTCGGCGGGGTGGTTCGTACTGCTGACGATGTGGTGGCCGGCGTCCTCGCGGCCCTACCTGGCCGGTTCGACCGACAACAGCTTCATGAATCTGGTGCTGGGCTACAACGGCCTCGCCCGCATCCTGGGTCGCAACCACGGCGCGCCGCCGTCGGGGGCGCTGGCGGACCTGCCGGGCGTCACCGACTTCGGCAGCCAGAAGCAGGGCTGGTCGCGGTTGTTCACCGGCGAATTCGGTTACGAGATCGGCTGGCTGGTGCCCGCGGCGCTGCTGGCGGTGGTGGTCGTGCTGATCGCGCGGCACGGCCGGCCCCGCACCGACGCCGTGCGCGCCGCGACGGTCCTGTTCGGCGGCTGGCTGCTGCTCGACGGGGTGGTGCTGAGCTACATGCACGGCATGGTGCACCCGTACTACAGCCTGTCCATCGCGCCGGCCGTCGCCGCGATGTTCGCGATCGGCCTGCAGCAGTGCTGGGCGCGGCGCGACGCGCGGTTCTTCCGCGCGGTGTTCCTGGTGCTGCTGCTCGGCACCGGCGCGTGGAGTTGTGCGCTGCTGGGCCGCAACCCGCACTGGCTGCCGGCGCTGCGGTGGTCGATCCTGGCGCTGAGCGTGGCCGCGGCGGTGGCGCTGCTGCTGCCGTGGGTGGCGCAGCGGCGCGGCGTCGCCATCGGGGTGGCTGCCGTCGCGGTCGCCGGGGCGCTGGCCGGCAGCGGCGCGTACGCGGTGGCGACCGTCGACACCGCGCACTCCGGCGGTGGACCCCTGGTGGGACCGGCGAAGCCGGGTCGCAGCAGCGGCGTGTGGGGGCGTTCGGCCGACAATCCCGAGCTGGACCGGATGCTGGCGGCCACGCACACCGAGTGGTCGGCGGCGATCGACCGGTCGTCCAACGCGGCGGCGCTCGAATTGTCCTCGCACACCGCGGTGATGGCGATCGGCGGCTTCTCCGGCATCGACCCGACGCCGACGCTGTCGCAGTTCCAGCAGGACGTGGCGGCGGGCAAGGTGGCGTACTACGTGACGACCAGCTCGGGGAGCCGGCGCGGCTGGAATGCGCGCAGCCACGCCGACATCGCACGCTGGGTGGCGTTCACCTACGTGCCGCAGCGCATCGGCGGCGACACGGTGTACGACCTGACGCAGCCACCGCGGACGGGCTAG
- a CDS encoding maltokinase N-terminal cap-like domain-containing protein: MTLAYENWLTARRWYAGRGRDLIDVTEALVTPLRDDLDLVLLDARYTDGSVDRYQVVIRWGGAPVDEAHADVATIGDDGGRTAYDALFDPDASRHLLALVASSETVGPLRFLAEPGAALPLDAPTRVIGAEQSNTSVVFGQDAIFKLFRRVTPGVNPDIELNRVLARASNGHVARLLGSIETDLGGEPYALGMLTAFAAGSTEGWDMATASVRDGFTDFTAESRLLGEAVATVHRTLAAELGSEPREFPLETLLGRLGLIANAVPRVAQYADVIEERYRGLAGTSFPVQRVHGDLHLGQVLRTPQAWLVIDFEGEPGQPLPERRRPDSPVRDVAGVLRSYEYAAFQRLVGHGDDEALAAAARQWVDGNAAAFCDGYAAAAGADPRATGELLAAYELDKAIYEAGYEARYRPDWLPIPMASIARLLS, encoded by the coding sequence ATGACGCTGGCATACGAGAACTGGCTGACCGCGCGGCGCTGGTACGCAGGCCGCGGCCGTGACCTCATCGACGTCACCGAGGCGCTGGTGACGCCGCTGCGCGACGACCTGGACCTGGTGCTGCTGGATGCCCGGTACACCGACGGTTCGGTGGACCGCTACCAGGTGGTGATCCGGTGGGGCGGGGCGCCCGTGGACGAGGCGCATGCCGACGTCGCGACCATCGGCGACGATGGCGGCCGCACCGCCTACGACGCGCTGTTCGACCCGGACGCGAGCCGGCACCTGCTCGCCCTGGTCGCGTCGTCCGAGACGGTCGGGCCGCTGCGCTTCCTCGCCGAACCCGGTGCGGCGCTGCCGTTGGACGCGCCCACGCGGGTGATCGGCGCGGAGCAAAGCAATACCAGCGTGGTCTTCGGCCAGGACGCCATCTTCAAGCTGTTCCGCCGCGTCACCCCGGGGGTCAACCCCGACATCGAACTGAACCGCGTGCTGGCCCGCGCCAGCAACGGCCACGTCGCGCGCCTGCTCGGCTCCATCGAGACCGATCTCGGCGGCGAACCCTACGCGCTGGGCATGCTGACGGCGTTCGCGGCGGGCTCCACCGAGGGGTGGGACATGGCCACCGCCAGCGTGCGCGACGGCTTCACCGACTTCACCGCCGAATCCCGGCTGCTCGGCGAGGCCGTCGCGACGGTGCACCGCACGCTCGCCGCCGAACTCGGCTCCGAGCCCCGTGAGTTCCCGCTCGAGACGCTGCTCGGGCGGCTCGGCCTGATCGCCAACGCCGTGCCGCGCGTCGCGCAGTACGCCGACGTGATCGAGGAGCGGTACCGCGGGCTGGCCGGCACGTCGTTCCCGGTGCAGCGCGTCCACGGCGACCTGCACCTCGGCCAGGTGCTGCGCACGCCGCAGGCCTGGTTGGTCATCGACTTCGAGGGCGAGCCCGGGCAGCCGCTGCCCGAGCGGCGCCGTCCCGATTCGCCGGTCCGCGACGTCGCCGGCGTGCTGCGCTCCTACGAATACGCCGCCTTCCAGCGGTTGGTCGGCCACGGCGACGACGAGGCGCTGGCCGCGGCGGCCCGGCAGTGGGTGGACGGCAACGCCGCCGCCTTCTGCGACGGGTACGCCGCGGCCGCCGGAGCCGATCCGCGGGCGACCGGTGAGTTGCTCGCCGCCTACGAACTCGACAAGGCCATCTACGAGGCCGGCTACGAGGCGCGCTACCGGCCGGACTGGTTGCCCATCCCGATGGCGTCGATCGCCCGGCTGCTGAGTTAG